The window ATTTAAACTTATGTATTATGTATATCATCTTCAACTTATACCTATTCATCTATAATTTAAATAAAAAAAAGGAGGTAAAGATGGAAAGATACGATGTGATAATAATAGGAGGAGGACCTGCAGGACTTACATGCGGTATAACACTCGCCTCCTCTAAGGGAAAGTTTGATTTTGCAGAAAACAGAAAATACCTGATAATATATGGTGATTATTCAGACCTTGATAAAGCCCTTTTAAACAATGTTCCTGGAATAAATAAAGGAACAAAAGGGAAAGATCTTCTAAGACAGATCAGAAAACAGGCAGAAGGGTTTGAAAACTTAAAGCTGAAAAAAGGAAAGGTAGTGAAAGCTGAAGGGGAAAAGGGGAATTTCACAGTTTATCTTGAAAATGGAGAAAACTACAAAGCTGATTACATCGTTATAGCAACAGGTTTCCACAGCTTTGACATACAGGGTCTAAATGTTGAGGTTATTCCCCATAAAAAATCCCCAAGACAGGGAAAGATCATGATAAAAAATGAAAACGGCAAAGTAAGGGAAGGTCTTTTTGTAGCCGGTCTTGTTGCAGGTGTTCCAACAATGTTTGCCTGTGCATCAGGATCAGGTGCAGAAGTGGCATGCGACATACTATCAGAATGGGCAGGTAAAACAGTTGTTGTACATGATGTTCCAGAAACTAATTAAGATAATCCTTATTCTTTTTCTTTTTTCCTCCTGCGGAGGAAAACTGAGGATAAATGGAAAAATCCAGTTTGATGATAGTTTTAGACTGGAGATAAGGAAGTAGGGGGCATAAAAGCCCCTTTTAATCTGTCTGATTTAACAAAAATGTTGTTATCGTTCTGACAGGAAATCCAGTAGCTCCTTTTGGGTGGTAATACCAGCCTTTTGTATTATGGGCAGGTCCTGCTATATCTATATGAACCCACGGAATTTTTTTATCAACAAACTTTTCAAGGAACAATCCTGCTGTTATCGCTCCTCCATATCTTGTTGTTCCTATGTTGTAAACATCAGCAGAAGGAGCCTTTATATGTTCCCTCAGCATATCATTAAACGGAAGCTGCCACATCCACTCACCTGTTTTTCGTGTGGTATCTATAATCTGATCAATAAGTTTCTGGTTGTTACCCATTACTCCTGCTGTATACTCACCTAAAGCAACTATACATGCACCTGTAAGAGTTGCCATATCTATTATTGCATCTGGCTTAAGCTCTGAGGCATAACAGAGTGCATCGGCAAGTGTAAGTCTTCCCTCAGCATCTGTATTTCCTATCTCTATGCTGATACCATTTTTTGCTTTTATAATGTCATCAGGTCTGTATGACTTTCCGTCAGGCATATTTTCGGCAGCCGCTATTATGCCGTGAACTGTGATTTCAGGTTTAAGTTCCCCGATAGCTTTAAAAACACCTAAAACAGCACACGCACCTGCCTTATCTGACTTCATCCATCTCATATAATCTCCAGGTTTTATGTTGAGACCTCCGCTATCAAAAGTCAGCCCTTTTCCTATGAGAACCAGCTCTTTCTTTGACTTTTTTGGTCTGTAAGTCAAATGGATAAATCTGGGCGGGTTTGCACTTCCCTTTGCCACAGCAAGATAGGCATTCATACCCATCTTTTCTATCTCGTCCTCATCGTATATCTTGACTTCAAAACCGTATTCTTTTGCGAGGTTTTCAGCTATCTCAGCAAGTTTTTGAGGAGTTATCACATTTCCCGGCTCGTTAACAATATCCCTTGTAAAGTTTTGAGCCTGTGCAAGTATCTTGCCTATCTCTGATCTTTTTTCGGACTGTGCCTTATATTTCCTGCTTACCCTTATCTGAACTTCTTTTATCTGAAAACTGTCTTTTTTTGATAGATATTTATCAAATCTGTAATCTCCCAGTATAATACCTTCTGTTAGAGCCTGTGCTATCTCTGACTGTTCATCTTTTACACTTAGAGCCTCCCCATCAATCAGGAATTTGTCAATTTTCATTTCCCTCATTCTTCTGACAGCTGCAGCACCTAACCTTCTTGCTTTATCCAGATCAAAATCTTTTTTGTTACCTGCCCCTATGAGAACAACAAAATCTGTTTTTCCTTTACCTAAAGCTGGAACTGTTATGATCTTCCCAAAACTGCCGTCAAATTTGAGATCCTTTTTTAGCTTTGATACAGAACCTCCTAAAATCTCATCAATCTCCTGAATGTCTGGAGAAAGTTTTTTCTGCTCTTTAAACATAAAAGAAATAACAGCTTTGGTTCTGGCATTTTTTAGACGACCGCTGGTTATCCTAATATCCATATCTTTTTACTCCTTTTTAAAATATAATAGTCATTAAAAATTATTTTAACAAAAGAGAGATACTTTAGGGAGGGACTCCATGAGAGTTTT is drawn from Persephonella sp. and contains these coding sequences:
- a CDS encoding NAD(P)/FAD-dependent oxidoreductase; translation: MERYDVIIIGGGPAGLTCGITLASSKGKFDFAENRKYLIIYGDYSDLDKALLNNVPGINKGTKGKDLLRQIRKQAEGFENLKLKKGKVVKAEGEKGNFTVYLENGENYKADYIVIATGFHSFDIQGLNVEVIPHKKSPRQGKIMIKNENGKVREGLFVAGLVAGVPTMFACASGSGAEVACDILSEWAGKTVVVHDVPETN
- a CDS encoding leucyl aminopeptidase is translated as MDIRITSGRLKNARTKAVISFMFKEQKKLSPDIQEIDEILGGSVSKLKKDLKFDGSFGKIITVPALGKGKTDFVVLIGAGNKKDFDLDKARRLGAAAVRRMREMKIDKFLIDGEALSVKDEQSEIAQALTEGIILGDYRFDKYLSKKDSFQIKEVQIRVSRKYKAQSEKRSEIGKILAQAQNFTRDIVNEPGNVITPQKLAEIAENLAKEYGFEVKIYDEDEIEKMGMNAYLAVAKGSANPPRFIHLTYRPKKSKKELVLIGKGLTFDSGGLNIKPGDYMRWMKSDKAGACAVLGVFKAIGELKPEITVHGIIAAAENMPDGKSYRPDDIIKAKNGISIEIGNTDAEGRLTLADALCYASELKPDAIIDMATLTGACIVALGEYTAGVMGNNQKLIDQIIDTTRKTGEWMWQLPFNDMLREHIKAPSADVYNIGTTRYGGAITAGLFLEKFVDKKIPWVHIDIAGPAHNTKGWYYHPKGATGFPVRTITTFLLNQTD